AAAGACGCGACCAAGGGATCGGAAAACCGCAGCAAGCCGTTGCCGCCCCATGCGTCGGGGGGGCAAATGAATTGCCGCAGATGGTTGGCCACGACGTTCAGCGGCTTCGTGCTGTACAGCAACGTTGAATCTTGTTGCTTGCGAGGTTCATTGAGCCATTGCGAGACGAGCCGGCTGTCCGCGTCCAGCTGGATCAGAATCGGTCCCTGGTCGCGTAGTTCACTCCAGCGGCCCCCCGAGTACAGCGGATTGGCCTGCGCGGACTGATCGTCCTTGAGTCGCTCAACCAGCGCGCCCGGACGTAGCGCTCCATCGATCAGCAGGTAGTTGGCATGCTCAGGGCTGCTCATGGCGCCTTGTCCTCTTCCATTTCACAGACTTCGCAATGGGGAGGTGCCTGCTCCAAGAGCTGCTCGATGGCCGGCGCTGAAATCGGCGTGACCGGTGGAATAACGTCGGCGCCCAGAGCGTCTACGCCCTCGGGTGGCAACGGCACAGCCGGTGTTCCCGGCAGAGGAACGCCACCCAGCAGGATCGGTACGCTGGAAAATATGCCCGCAGGGCTGAGGAAAAGGTGCTGTCCGCCCGCTTCCAGTGTCAGGGTGGTACCGGCATCAATGATCAAGTTGACGCCTGCCATGAGGTGCACCTCTTGACCCGCCTCTACAGACAGCCCTTCGGTGACTCGGGTGTGGCTCGCACCCGTGACGTGTAGGTGATCACCCGCCGACAACTGCACTTTGCGGTCGCCGCTGACAGTTTGGTGATGTTCGGCTTCCATCACTGAAACGCTGCCACCCTTGATCGTTTCCAAGCGCTGGCCACGCACTTCCAAGCGGCTGTCGTTCTGAACCAGTTGCTCCATGTCGCGTTGGGCACGCAGGTAGACCAACTCAGCGCCATCGCGATCTTCAAAAGAGACTTCGTTAAAGCCCTGACTGGCCGTGGAACTGCGGCTGCGGAACACGCTTTTGGTTTTGTTCGCCGGTAACTCGTAAGGCACTGGATTTCGGCTGTTCGGCAAACAGCCCATGACAATTGGCCGGTCGGCGTCGCCTTCCAGATAAGAAACCAACACCTCCATGCCGACCCGAGGCAGGGTCACCGCGCCATAACTGTTGCCTGCCCAGCTTGATGCCACCCGCACCCAGCAACTGCTGGTTTCGTCATCCGGTTCGCGGCGATCCCAGTGAAACTTGACCTTCACCCGGCCGAATTTATCGCAGTGAATTTCTTCGCCTTCAGGACCCGTGACCTTGGCGGTTTGGGTGCTGTGGATCAGCGGTTTGGGATGGCGCAAGGCGGGACGAAACTGGATCGTTTCCGGAATGGCGGTAAAGGAATTCCGATACCCCTGAGGGATTTTTCCGGCGGCGACCGGAACATCCGCGCCCAATTCCTCCAACACCTGCGGCTGGCGTCCTTCGTGTCGGATCGAAATCAGCACCCACGGGTTATTCCATTTGAACTGCGGATGCTTTTCTAGCTGGATCACCGTCCCGCTGCGCAACAGCGGTTGATCGCTGGTGCCATCAGCCAGTTGAAAATCAGTGCGATGCCGTTGCAGGTCGTGGGTGGATAGTTTTTTGCCGTGATCGTCCTCCAGAAAATGCCCCGGATAGACGTAATGCTCAAGTTTCGGCTCGACACGCAGGACTTCACCCCTTTGCGCTTGGGCTTGGGTTGGCCAGGGCTTTCTCGAAATTTCCAGTAGAGAACCGGCTTTCTGGAAATCGTAATCCCGATGCACCACATGGCTGGTGCGCGCCGCCAAGCGCACGCCAAACTCATGGATCGAATACGTTTCGGGCACCATGCCGTTCAACGGTTTGAACGGCAGCGCCACCTTTGCTTTATGGGGAAACATCCCTTCGTCATCGGCGAAAATCAACCGATGGCCGTCGGCCGAATGCTCGAAACGATAAAACCAGCCGTCTTCTTCGCACAGTCGATTCACGAAGTGCAGGTCGCTTTCGTCGTACTGAACGCAGTATTCACGTGGCGTGGCGCGGCTCACGTCACCGTGGAACTGCACATCCAGGCCGTCAAACAGCCCATGCTCCTTCAATACCTCAAGGATGATCGCGGGCACGCTCATCTGTTGGAACGAGCGGCGGTGGCTGCTGTGTTCCAAATACGCCAGATAGGGTTTCAGCACCGCGACGTAGTGTGTCAGCCGCGCGCCGGAGTTGCTTTTATGGATCGAGTGGATGTGCCCATGCAGACCTTCGCCGTCCGGGCCGAAACTGAGAAAAGCCGCCTTGTGCAGCAGGTCCGAAAGCTCAATATCCCCCGCCCGGCTGACCAGTTCGACGGTAACGGCGTAGGGCGTGCTGACGGCCTCGGCGCCCTCGAACGCAAGCACCTGCAAGCGAGGATCTTCAAGACCTTTGATGCTTAGGGTGAAGGTCGGGTAAGTGGTCTGAGGCATTGGCAGAGTCTCCGCATCAAAAGATGCGGCAACTCTGCAGGACTGAATCGGCGACGCCTATCGGGCGCATCCCACGCGTTGCGTAGGACATGTCCTGCGCACAAGTAAGGTTGGTCTTACGGATTTCGGTCGACAAAAAAGCCCCGTCCCGGCATAACCCTGGACGAGGCTTCTGGTCTCAACCAACTAACCCATCAATGACGCTTGCGATTGGTAATCTGAGTGCCCACGCCGCTGTCGGTAAAGATCTCCAGCAACACGGCATTTGGCACGCGGCCGTCGATGATGTGCGAGCTGTTGACCCCGCCCTGAACCGCTTCCAGCGCGCAGCGAATCTTCGGCAGCATGCCGCCGTAGATGGTGCCATCGGCTATCAGGTGGTCCACTTGCTCGGTGGTCAACCCAGTCAGTACTTCACCCTGTTTGTTCATCAAGCCAGCGATGTTGGTCAGCAATATCAGCTTTTCGGCCTTGAGGGCTTCGGCTACTTTACCGGCCACCAGATCGGCGTTGATGTTGTAAGACTCGCCGTCTGGACCGACACCAATCGGTGCGATGACCGGGATGAAATCACCCTTGACCAGCATGTTCAGCAGGTCGGTATTTACGCCGACAACTTCGCCGACCTGGCCGATGTCGATGATTTCTGGTTTGGTCATGTCAGGCGTCTGTCGGGTAACCGTGAGTTTGCGCGCACGAATCAGCTCAGCGTCTTTGCCGGTCAGGCCGATGGCGCTGCCGCCATGGCGGTTGATCAGGTTAACGATGTCTTTGTTGACCTGGCCGCCCAGCACCATCTCCACCACGTCCATGGTTTGCGCATCGGTCACACGCATACCGTCGATGAAGTGGCTTTCGATCGACAGTCGCTTGAGCAAGTCGCCGATCTGCGGGCCGCCACCGTGAACCACTACCGGGTTGATGCCGACCGCTTTCATCAGCACGATGTCGCGCGCAAAGCCGGTTTTCAGCTCGTCGCTTTCCATGGCATTGCCGCCGTATTTGATCACCAGCGTCTTGCCAACGAATCGGCGAATGTAAGGCAACGCTTCGGACAAAACCTTGGCGACGTTGGCAGCGGCATCACGTTCGAGGGTCATTCAGGGCTCCAGGGAGACTTAGGGTCGGTCAAAACGGTAATTCTAGATCAGGTGCGACGTTCTTTAGTTGGGCATGAAACACGTCTTTGATTCGTTGCAGTTCAGCTTCGGTATCGGCTTCGAAGCGCAATACCAAAACCGGCGTGGTGTTCGAGGCACGCACCAGACCCCAACCTTTCGGGTAATCCACGCGGACGCCGTCGATGCTGGTCAGCTTGGCTTCTTGGCCCCACTGAGCGTCGCGTTGCAAGGTTTCAATGATGCTGAACTTGGTCAGGTCAGTCACATCGATATTGATTTCCGGGGTGGAAATATCGTTCGGAAAGGTGGCGAACACTTCGTCTGCGGTGCCTTTTTCCTGGCTGAGGATTTCCAGCAGACGCGCAGCGCTGTAAATACCATCGTCAAAACCAAACCAGCGCTCTTTGAAGAAGATGTGGCCGCTCATTTCACCGGCCAGCAATGCGCCGCTCTCACGCATTTTCTTTTTGATCAGCGAGTGACCGGTTTTCCACATCACCGGGCGGCCGCCGTATTCAAGAATCAATGGCGTGAGGCGTCGGGTGCATTTGACGTCAAAAATGATATCGGCACCAGGATTGCGGGACACCACATCCTTGGCAAACAACATCAGCAAACGGTCAGGAAACACGATGGCCCCGGTGTTGGTTACGACCCCAACGCGATCACCGTCGCCGTCGAACGCCAAGCCCAGGTCGGCCCCGGTTTCTTTAACTTTGGCGATCAAGTCAACCAGGTTTTCCGGTTTGCCTGGATCGGGGTGATGGTTCGGGAAGTTGCCGTCAACATCGCAAAACAGCGGGATGACTTCGCAATTCAGAGCTTCGATCAACTGCGGAGCGATGACGCCCGCCGCGCCGTTGCCGCAATCGACCACGACTTTCATGCGCCGGGCGAGCACTACGTCTTTAGTGATTTCCTTGAAATAAGATTCAAGGATTTCGATCTTTTCGACGTTGCCCGTGCCCGTGGTCAGGTCGTTGGTTTTTAGGCGGGTATGCAACGCCTGGATCTGTTCATTGGCCAAGGTGTCGCCAGCAATGACGATCTTGAAGCCGTTGTAGTTTGACGGGTTGTGGCTACCGGTCAGCATGACGCCCGATTTACCTGCCAGCACGTTGGCGGCGTAGTAAAGGGCCGGAGTTGGCACGAGCCCGATGTCGCTGACATGGCAGCCGCTGTCATATAAACCCTGAATCAATTGCTGTACCAGCTCAGGTCCAGACAAACGGCCGTCGCGGCCTACAGATACGTGGGGTTCATTCTTGGCCAGGCTTTCTGAGCCGATTGCGCGCCCGATCCAGTAAGCTGTTTGTGCGCTAAGGGTTTCGCCAACAACGCCGCGAATGTCGTAGGCGCGGAAAATGCTGTCAGGAAATGCTGGAGCTACGGTTGCTAGGCTGCTCATGATCTGGGGGTGCTCCATTCTCAGGAAGTCCTGGTTTTCGTCGAGGATGTCGATATCGAGAATATCGGTGTCTTGGAACAGCGGATCAACCCACTCGGCATGCAAGGCCTCGGTTTGGGTCGTCGCTGCGGCATTCACTGTCTCAGAGCTGGCCTTTGCGTTTGAGGTCTCTTGAGCTGCGTTTGCCCCTATCACCGGAGAGGCGCTGCGCATCGAAAATCGCGCAAGACTCTGCGCAAGGCCATTTAGCGCTGGAAGACTCAAGCCGAACGCTTTGACGGCTTTTCCGCCCGAGAGTTCTTGAAGCAGTTGGTCTAACTGTCGGGCATCGGCACTAATGCGTCGGTGCAGTGCTCTATCATTAAGATATAGCCCGAACGCTGCGCCGATAAACGCAAGTACCACGGCCAAGCACAACATTAACCATGGCGTCCCTACGTCGAGTGCCGGACCTGCTGAGAATTCAAGCTTCCAGTTGAGCTGACCGGTGTCGAACATTTGCGCTGCACCAAAAGGTTGGCCGCGCAGTAGCAAGACCTGCCCAGGACCGGAGCCGAATTGCTGGGTCACTTTCACCTCACCGACCTCGGCAGGTAGCATTGGCAAAGCGTTTAATACCCGTTGCAGATCGAATGCCAGTAGCAATGTGCCGGTGACGGGGGCATTCGGGGTAGCGCGCAGCGGGGCTGCACTGTAAACCAACCACCGGTTACCTATTTTGTGCGCCTCGGGCGGCGGAGTCTGGCCTTGGGTAGTTTTGTTGAGCATGTCCAGCGTGGCGAAACTCACTGGCACCGGACCTTGCGTGTTCACCTCTGTCAAGCCCGTATGACTGAGTCGAGCCCCGACCACACCGCTGCGAAAACTCAACTGGGTTTGGGCGTCGCCGATCGCAGAGACATCGTTACTTTGCAGTACCTGAGTCAGCTTGCCATCAAGCGCGGCGGCCTGGGTTTCTGCATTCAATTGCTTAAGCGCCGCGCCGAGTGCTGAGGCTTGGCTGGAGCCCCAAGCTTCGCCAGGCTGAGGTTGCTGCTGGGAATGGTTGGAAAGCGCCCACCACAGCAGCACGCTGGCGGCGATCAAGCTGATGACCACCGAAACAAGACCAAGTGAAAAAAAACGTGGGCGAGCCATTAACGGATCATCGATTACGGGATTCGAGGTGCCGCTTGTTTTGGCTCTACGGTTAAGACCCTTCAAATAACCTCTCCCCCATATTCAACCTGAATGGCAACGTATTGTTCCTGATCCGATTTCGCGCAGTGCGAATCGCAAGCGATCGGGGCAAGCTCAAGTGGTTATCTAGCCAAGCTTTTAGTGGCTGCCGGAATGTCCGAAGCCGCCTGCGCCGCGCTGGCTTTCGTCGAACTCGTCTACCAGCTCGAAGTGGGCCTGGACTACAGGCACCAAGACTAACTGAGCAAGACGTTCGCCCACGGACATCTTGAAAGCAGTTTGGCCCCGATTCCAGCACGAAACCATGAGCTCCCCTTGGTAGTCGGAGTCGATCAAGCCGACCAGATTGCCCAGCACAATGCCGTGCTTATGACCCAGTCCGGAGCGGGGCAAAATCAGCGCTGCCAAGCCTGGGTCACCGATGTAGATCGACAGGCCAGTGGGGATCAATAAGGTCTGACCTGGTTCTATGACAGTGTCTTCCTTAAGCATTGCGCGCAGATCAAGACCTGCGGAGCCTGTGGTGGCGTACGCGGGAAGAGGGAAATCACTGCCAATGCGTGGGTCGAGGATTTTGGCTTGTAGGGCATGCATACGTAATTAAACCTGGTTCAGACGGTCGGCGATGAAGGTGATCAGCTGGCGGGCAATCTTGCCTTTACTGGTCT
The nucleotide sequence above comes from Pseudomonas sp. AB6. Encoded proteins:
- the tssI gene encoding type VI secretion system tip protein TssI/VgrG, with the protein product MPQTTYPTFTLSIKGLEDPRLQVLAFEGAEAVSTPYAVTVELVSRAGDIELSDLLHKAAFLSFGPDGEGLHGHIHSIHKSNSGARLTHYVAVLKPYLAYLEHSSHRRSFQQMSVPAIILEVLKEHGLFDGLDVQFHGDVSRATPREYCVQYDESDLHFVNRLCEEDGWFYRFEHSADGHRLIFADDEGMFPHKAKVALPFKPLNGMVPETYSIHEFGVRLAARTSHVVHRDYDFQKAGSLLEISRKPWPTQAQAQRGEVLRVEPKLEHYVYPGHFLEDDHGKKLSTHDLQRHRTDFQLADGTSDQPLLRSGTVIQLEKHPQFKWNNPWVLISIRHEGRQPQVLEELGADVPVAAGKIPQGYRNSFTAIPETIQFRPALRHPKPLIHSTQTAKVTGPEGEEIHCDKFGRVKVKFHWDRREPDDETSSCWVRVASSWAGNSYGAVTLPRVGMEVLVSYLEGDADRPIVMGCLPNSRNPVPYELPANKTKSVFRSRSSTASQGFNEVSFEDRDGAELVYLRAQRDMEQLVQNDSRLEVRGQRLETIKGGSVSVMEAEHHQTVSGDRKVQLSAGDHLHVTGASHTRVTEGLSVEAGQEVHLMAGVNLIIDAGTTLTLEAGGQHLFLSPAGIFSSVPILLGGVPLPGTPAVPLPPEGVDALGADVIPPVTPISAPAIEQLLEQAPPHCEVCEMEEDKAP
- the argB gene encoding acetylglutamate kinase; amino-acid sequence: MTLERDAAANVAKVLSEALPYIRRFVGKTLVIKYGGNAMESDELKTGFARDIVLMKAVGINPVVVHGGGPQIGDLLKRLSIESHFIDGMRVTDAQTMDVVEMVLGGQVNKDIVNLINRHGGSAIGLTGKDAELIRARKLTVTRQTPDMTKPEIIDIGQVGEVVGVNTDLLNMLVKGDFIPVIAPIGVGPDGESYNINADLVAGKVAEALKAEKLILLTNIAGLMNKQGEVLTGLTTEQVDHLIADGTIYGGMLPKIRCALEAVQGGVNSSHIIDGRVPNAVLLEIFTDSGVGTQITNRKRH
- a CDS encoding phosphomannomutase/phosphoglucomutase; translated protein: MKGLNRRAKTSGTSNPVIDDPLMARPRFFSLGLVSVVISLIAASVLLWWALSNHSQQQPQPGEAWGSSQASALGAALKQLNAETQAAALDGKLTQVLQSNDVSAIGDAQTQLSFRSGVVGARLSHTGLTEVNTQGPVPVSFATLDMLNKTTQGQTPPPEAHKIGNRWLVYSAAPLRATPNAPVTGTLLLAFDLQRVLNALPMLPAEVGEVKVTQQFGSGPGQVLLLRGQPFGAAQMFDTGQLNWKLEFSAGPALDVGTPWLMLCLAVVLAFIGAAFGLYLNDRALHRRISADARQLDQLLQELSGGKAVKAFGLSLPALNGLAQSLARFSMRSASPVIGANAAQETSNAKASSETVNAAATTQTEALHAEWVDPLFQDTDILDIDILDENQDFLRMEHPQIMSSLATVAPAFPDSIFRAYDIRGVVGETLSAQTAYWIGRAIGSESLAKNEPHVSVGRDGRLSGPELVQQLIQGLYDSGCHVSDIGLVPTPALYYAANVLAGKSGVMLTGSHNPSNYNGFKIVIAGDTLANEQIQALHTRLKTNDLTTGTGNVEKIEILESYFKEITKDVVLARRMKVVVDCGNGAAGVIAPQLIEALNCEVIPLFCDVDGNFPNHHPDPGKPENLVDLIAKVKETGADLGLAFDGDGDRVGVVTNTGAIVFPDRLLMLFAKDVVSRNPGADIIFDVKCTRRLTPLILEYGGRPVMWKTGHSLIKKKMRESGALLAGEMSGHIFFKERWFGFDDGIYSAARLLEILSQEKGTADEVFATFPNDISTPEINIDVTDLTKFSIIETLQRDAQWGQEAKLTSIDGVRVDYPKGWGLVRASNTTPVLVLRFEADTEAELQRIKDVFHAQLKNVAPDLELPF
- the dut gene encoding dUTP diphosphatase, producing the protein MHALQAKILDPRIGSDFPLPAYATTGSAGLDLRAMLKEDTVIEPGQTLLIPTGLSIYIGDPGLAALILPRSGLGHKHGIVLGNLVGLIDSDYQGELMVSCWNRGQTAFKMSVGERLAQLVLVPVVQAHFELVDEFDESQRGAGGFGHSGSH